In the Arthrobacter sp. 31Y genome, one interval contains:
- a CDS encoding DNA gyrase/topoisomerase IV subunit A yields MARSQKSARTAEPLGDFTENIVDIDVTSEMEGSFLEYAYSVIYSRALPDARDGLKPVQRRILYMMSDMGLRPDRGHVKSARVVGEVMGKLHPHGDTAIYDAMVRMAQDFSLRLPLIDGHGNFGSLDDGPAAPRYTEARLAAAALTMTDHLDEDVVDFVPNYDNQLTQPDVLPAAFPNLLVNGTTGIAVGMATNMPPHNLVEVIAAARHLIANPAATLDEIMRFIPGPDLPTGGRIVGLDGIRDAYATGRGSFKTRAKVEVEQLSARRTGLVVTELPYMVGPEKVIEKIKDAVNAKKLTGISDVVDLTDRNHGLRLVIELKNGFNPNAVLQQLYRYSPMEDSFGINNVTLVDGQPQTLGLLQLLQVYVGHRLNVVRRRTSFRLGKKKDRLHLVEGLLIAIVDIDEVIQIIRSSDEASAARERLMSIYDLTEIQANYILELRLRQLTKYSRLELEKEQDELRREIEALEAILASDELLRDLVSGELAVVAEKYGTPRRTVLLESEAVSPTVAAALAASVPGPKGKAAALPLEIPDDPCWALLSVSGQIARTSNQEPLAEAGPRTKHDVFRSVVKTTARGEIGAVTSQGRMLRLQVMDMPVLPPVSGLPNLAGGVPAKDFITLLKGETLVAFVPLDAVLAIGTLQGVVKRVQPDYPLNREDWEIIALKDKDSVLAVEPAQEDNVDLVFVTRQAQLLRFSASNVRPQGRTAGGMAGIKLAADDEVIHFGTVRADDPAAVVVTIAGTNGALPGTAPGTAKVTAFEEYPAKGRATGGVRVHRFLKGEDTLLLAWAGHGPAKASSAAGVARALPHEHGRRDGSGVPLSQPVEAIGPSMAWAEATE; encoded by the coding sequence ATGGCCCGCAGCCAAAAATCAGCACGCACAGCCGAGCCCCTTGGCGATTTCACAGAAAACATCGTGGACATCGACGTCACTTCCGAGATGGAAGGCTCCTTCCTGGAGTACGCCTACTCGGTGATTTATTCGCGTGCGCTCCCGGACGCACGCGACGGTTTAAAGCCCGTTCAACGGCGCATCCTGTACATGATGTCCGACATGGGCCTCCGCCCGGATCGCGGACACGTCAAGAGCGCGCGCGTGGTGGGCGAAGTCATGGGCAAGCTCCACCCGCACGGCGACACCGCAATCTATGACGCCATGGTGCGCATGGCGCAGGACTTTTCGCTCCGCCTGCCGCTGATCGATGGCCACGGCAACTTCGGATCGCTCGACGACGGACCGGCAGCTCCGCGTTACACAGAGGCACGTTTGGCGGCGGCTGCGCTGACCATGACGGACCACTTGGACGAAGACGTTGTGGACTTCGTCCCCAACTACGACAACCAACTGACGCAGCCCGACGTCCTCCCGGCAGCTTTCCCCAACCTGCTGGTCAACGGCACCACGGGCATCGCAGTAGGCATGGCGACCAACATGCCTCCGCACAACCTGGTGGAGGTCATCGCCGCCGCACGCCACCTGATCGCCAACCCTGCTGCCACCCTCGACGAGATCATGAGGTTCATCCCAGGCCCGGACCTTCCCACAGGTGGCCGGATCGTGGGCTTGGACGGGATTCGAGATGCCTATGCCACGGGACGGGGATCCTTCAAGACCCGCGCGAAGGTTGAGGTGGAACAGCTGTCCGCGCGCCGGACGGGCCTGGTGGTCACCGAACTCCCTTACATGGTGGGTCCGGAAAAGGTCATCGAGAAAATCAAGGATGCAGTCAACGCCAAGAAACTGACCGGCATCAGCGATGTGGTTGACCTTACTGACCGTAATCACGGCCTGCGCCTGGTCATCGAGTTGAAGAACGGTTTCAATCCCAACGCCGTGCTCCAGCAGTTGTACCGCTACTCGCCCATGGAAGATTCCTTCGGCATCAACAACGTCACCTTGGTGGACGGCCAGCCGCAGACGCTGGGTCTCCTGCAGTTGCTGCAGGTATACGTTGGACACCGCCTGAATGTGGTGCGCCGCCGCACCTCCTTCCGCCTTGGCAAGAAGAAGGACCGCCTCCACCTGGTGGAGGGCTTGCTGATCGCGATTGTGGACATCGACGAAGTCATCCAGATCATTCGTTCCTCCGACGAAGCCTCGGCCGCGCGTGAACGCCTCATGTCCATCTATGACCTCACCGAAATCCAGGCCAACTACATCCTGGAACTGCGCCTGCGGCAATTGACCAAGTACTCGCGCCTTGAACTGGAGAAGGAACAGGACGAACTCCGCCGCGAAATCGAGGCACTTGAGGCCATCCTTGCCTCGGATGAGCTGCTCCGCGATCTTGTCTCCGGCGAGCTGGCCGTCGTCGCTGAGAAGTACGGCACGCCGCGGCGCACTGTGCTCCTGGAATCAGAAGCAGTCTCCCCCACCGTTGCTGCAGCTTTGGCGGCATCCGTACCTGGGCCCAAGGGCAAGGCCGCAGCGCTGCCCCTGGAAATTCCAGACGACCCCTGCTGGGCCCTGCTCAGCGTCTCGGGCCAAATCGCCAGGACATCCAACCAGGAGCCGCTGGCCGAGGCCGGCCCCCGCACTAAGCATGATGTGTTCCGCTCCGTGGTGAAGACCACCGCCAGGGGCGAAATCGGTGCGGTTACGTCGCAGGGGCGCATGTTGCGGCTCCAAGTGATGGACATGCCCGTGTTGCCACCAGTATCAGGCCTGCCCAACCTGGCCGGTGGCGTGCCGGCCAAGGACTTCATCACGTTGCTCAAGGGCGAAACCCTGGTGGCGTTCGTGCCCTTGGACGCCGTCCTCGCCATTGGCACGCTCCAGGGCGTAGTGAAACGGGTCCAACCGGATTACCCGCTGAACCGTGAGGATTGGGAAATCATTGCCCTGAAGGACAAAGATTCGGTGCTCGCGGTTGAACCGGCGCAGGAGGACAACGTTGACCTGGTCTTCGTGACACGGCAGGCCCAATTGCTTCGCTTCAGTGCATCGAACGTCCGCCCGCAGGGACGCACGGCCGGTGGCATGGCCGGCATCAAGCTTGCCGCCGACGACGAAGTGATCCACTTCGGTACCGTTCGCGCGGACGATCCTGCCGCCGTCGTGGTGACTATCGCCGGAACCAACGGTGCTCTGCCCGGAACGGCGCCGGGAACCGCAAAAGTGACCGCTTTCGAGGAGTACCCGGCCAAGGGCCGGGCAACTGGCGGCGTACGTGTCCACCGATTCCTTAAGGGCGAGGACACCCTGCTCCTGGCTTGGGCCGGGCATGGTCCGGCCAAGGCGTCCTCGGCGGCCGGAGTGGCACGTGCACTTCCCCACGAACACGGCCGCAGGGATGGATCCGGCGTTCCTCTGTCCCAGCCTGTGGAAGCGATCGGCCCGAGCATGGCGTGGGCTGAAGCGACGGAGTAG